A single region of the Bacillus cereus genome encodes:
- a CDS encoding sigma factor regulator N-terminal domain-containing protein, whose translation MDTSLKDALKKAKRKQLLKTIITSIIVVIILIPIIYKIGNFFAAKSSTKLHEHLFLHNAIAEPNVQIDSQVTSNSSMFGGNIISNRSKNINGYVVPWNTLTSSYGWLRTNIDSNELTPGFYWSDTEFYEYDKQTKKKFATFYNPAIKEYFDGVQNELGEVSQMNNYVAEVAISFNQPYTLQEIKEKIPDNLNIVWLYMTSPIGDESKGPAGMPVYGFNPDKSPEEAYKEFVDSLNQYDDDGHDEDIQKFLKSNKNKPFDQVKILGVMLTGKTENFKALENQDFIRGASVGVTAQIVPYIKPEK comes from the coding sequence ATGGACACTTCTTTAAAAGATGCGTTAAAAAAAGCGAAACGTAAGCAATTACTCAAAACCATTATTACTTCTATTATCGTCGTAATAATACTTATCCCTATAATTTATAAGATCGGTAATTTCTTCGCGGCGAAAAGTTCTACGAAACTTCACGAACATCTCTTTTTACATAATGCAATTGCAGAACCGAATGTGCAAATTGATTCTCAAGTAACGAGTAACTCATCCATGTTTGGCGGCAATATTATATCAAATCGTTCTAAAAATATTAATGGTTATGTAGTCCCATGGAACACATTAACAAGTTCCTATGGTTGGCTCCGTACCAATATCGATTCCAATGAATTAACACCTGGTTTTTATTGGTCCGATACAGAGTTCTACGAGTACGATAAACAAACAAAGAAAAAGTTTGCAACATTTTATAATCCCGCTATTAAGGAATATTTTGATGGTGTCCAAAATGAATTAGGGGAAGTTTCACAAATGAACAACTATGTTGCCGAAGTTGCTATCTCTTTCAATCAGCCCTACACACTACAAGAAATTAAAGAAAAAATTCCAGACAACTTAAACATTGTATGGTTATATATGACCTCACCAATTGGAGACGAAAGCAAGGGACCTGCTGGTATGCCCGTTTACGGATTTAATCCAGACAAGTCCCCTGAAGAAGCGTATAAAGAGTTCGTTGATTCACTTAACCAATACGATGACGATGGACATGACGAAGACATCCAGAAGTTTTTAAAATCAAACAAAAACAAACCATTCGATCAAGTGAAAATTTTAGGTGTTATGCTAACAGGAAAAACAGAAAACTTTAAGGCATTAGAAAACCAAGACTTTATTCGTGGTGCTTCTGTAGGGGTTACTGCACAAATTGTTCCTTATATAAAACCGGAGAAATAA
- a CDS encoding S9 family peptidase, with the protein MQINEETYLSIEEIISLPALSSTNISDDGKNVAFVKKTANWKDNTYRNHIWIYEKDKEQSYPLTTGDIDSIHPLWSPDSRDIAYLSPVGEGDNKKNQIFVKSIDGYGELQITDEKEGISNFKWEPSGKGFYYVAQSKESELIKKRKELYGDFQRIGKEYKNNCLYYIEIEKVIQNDKEEHENSGVYQLTNGKDFHIHEFDISNDGKKVVFMATPSSNMGDYMNGDLYILDIKAGELQKMNMDKLLGGSVCFSPEGSKICYSASIREKEYYKTHIQDSTLEIYDMNTGEVIRPLTNFDSTVMPLQWTAKGILIRWQDKTNYRIGLLCEDGTVEMLSDKVDGFIMNASITRDGNHISYNKAITNETFEIYLDDKKITNENSFFEGKLKSNREIVSWKSSDGLEIEGVLSTPVEFDANEKYPLLVVIHGGPAWASFPIFSECFNEKYPIEQFIEKGFIVLEPNYRGSSGYGNEFLKANYRKQGIADYDDVISGVDKLVDQGIVDKGRVGVMGWSNGGYISAFCSTYSSRFKAISVGGGITNWSTHYVNTDIPYFIRMHLGNTPWNDPDIYTKTSPMTYIKSACTPTLIQHGEKDARIPTLNAYELYQGLRDMEVDTELIIFKGMAYSSDQPGINVAIMKQNLMWFSHYILGESMKDFRTL; encoded by the coding sequence ATGCAAATAAATGAAGAAACATATTTAAGTATAGAAGAGATTATTTCATTACCAGCTTTATCAAGTACAAACATAAGTGATGATGGAAAAAATGTAGCATTTGTTAAGAAGACAGCTAACTGGAAAGACAATACATATAGGAATCATATATGGATATATGAAAAAGATAAGGAGCAGAGTTACCCATTAACAACTGGGGATATAGATAGTATACACCCATTATGGTCCCCAGATTCTAGGGATATCGCCTACCTTAGCCCAGTTGGTGAGGGGGATAATAAGAAAAATCAAATCTTTGTTAAGTCAATAGATGGTTATGGTGAGTTACAAATTACTGATGAGAAAGAAGGGATCAGTAATTTTAAATGGGAGCCTAGTGGTAAAGGCTTTTATTATGTGGCACAGTCAAAAGAATCAGAGCTGATAAAGAAGCGGAAGGAACTATATGGGGATTTCCAACGTATAGGTAAGGAGTACAAGAATAATTGTTTATATTACATTGAAATAGAAAAAGTGATACAAAATGATAAAGAGGAACATGAAAATAGCGGTGTTTATCAACTAACTAATGGGAAGGATTTTCATATCCACGAATTTGATATTTCAAATGATGGGAAAAAGGTTGTATTTATGGCTACACCAAGCTCAAATATGGGAGATTATATGAATGGAGATCTATACATACTAGATATTAAAGCTGGAGAGCTACAAAAGATGAATATGGATAAGTTGTTGGGAGGGAGCGTTTGCTTTTCTCCTGAAGGCAGCAAAATATGCTACTCAGCAAGCATAAGGGAGAAGGAGTACTATAAGACTCATATACAAGACAGTACATTAGAGATATATGATATGAATACTGGAGAGGTAATTCGGCCTTTAACAAACTTTGATAGTACGGTTATGCCATTACAGTGGACGGCTAAGGGGATTTTAATTAGATGGCAGGATAAAACTAACTATCGTATTGGATTGCTATGTGAGGATGGCACTGTGGAAATGTTAAGTGACAAAGTAGATGGCTTTATAATGAATGCTTCTATAACAAGGGATGGAAATCATATATCCTATAATAAGGCTATTACAAATGAAACCTTTGAAATCTATTTAGACGATAAAAAAATAACGAATGAAAATAGCTTTTTCGAAGGAAAGCTTAAAAGTAATAGGGAAATAGTCTCATGGAAAAGTAGTGATGGTCTTGAAATAGAGGGTGTTTTATCGACTCCAGTAGAGTTTGACGCAAATGAAAAATATCCCTTATTAGTAGTAATCCATGGTGGTCCGGCTTGGGCATCCTTCCCGATATTTTCAGAGTGTTTTAATGAAAAATATCCTATTGAGCAATTTATCGAAAAAGGCTTTATAGTTTTAGAGCCGAACTATAGGGGAAGTTCTGGTTATGGTAATGAATTCTTAAAAGCAAACTATCGAAAACAGGGAATTGCTGACTACGATGATGTTATATCTGGAGTGGATAAACTAGTTGATCAAGGGATTGTAGATAAGGGTAGAGTAGGGGTTATGGGATGGAGCAACGGGGGATATATATCAGCTTTCTGTTCTACATATAGTAGTAGATTTAAAGCTATTTCAGTTGGAGGTGGAATCACTAACTGGAGTACCCATTATGTAAATACAGATATCCCTTACTTTATTAGAATGCATTTAGGAAATACTCCATGGAATGATCCAGATATATATACAAAAACATCGCCAATGACATATATTAAATCAGCCTGTACTCCCACCTTAATCCAACATGGCGAAAAGGATGCAAGAATTCCAACTCTAAACGCATATGAGCTATATCAAGGATTAAGGGATATGGAAGTGGATACAGAATTAATTATATTTAAAGGAATGGCATATAGTTCTGACCAGCCAGGAATTAATGTGGCTATTATGAAGCAGAATTTGATGTGGTTTTCACACTATATTCTTGGAGAAAGTATGAAAGATTTTAGGACTTTATAA
- a CDS encoding SDR family oxidoreductase, which yields MRPLNLEEYSVNQLKNKVAVVTGVSRLDGIGAAICKELAEAGYDIFFTYWTNYDKEMPWGVDQNEQIQLKEELLQNGVKVSSMELDLTRNDASNQLINKVTEQLGYPHILINNAAYSTNNDFSNLTAEDLDKHYMVNVRGTTLLSSEFARGFNKKSGGRIVNITSGQFKGPMAGELAYATTKGAIDALTSTLSAEVAHLGITVNAINPGPTDTGWMTEEIKRGLKPMFPFGRIGEPKDAARLIKFLVSEEAEWITGQVIHSEGGFKR from the coding sequence ATGCGTCCTTTAAACTTGGAGGAGTATAGTGTGAATCAATTAAAAAATAAAGTAGCTGTTGTTACAGGAGTTAGTCGTCTAGATGGTATTGGAGCAGCTATTTGTAAAGAATTAGCTGAAGCAGGATACGATATATTTTTTACGTACTGGACGAATTACGATAAAGAGATGCCTTGGGGCGTTGATCAAAATGAACAAATACAATTAAAAGAAGAGCTGTTACAAAACGGTGTGAAAGTATCAAGTATGGAGTTAGATTTAACTCGGAATGATGCATCAAATCAGCTTATAAATAAAGTTACTGAACAACTAGGGTACCCTCATATATTAATTAACAATGCAGCGTATTCTACGAATAATGATTTCTCCAATTTGACTGCTGAAGATTTGGATAAACATTACATGGTAAATGTTCGCGGCACTACATTGTTAAGTAGTGAGTTTGCACGTGGATTTAATAAGAAATCAGGTGGTAGAATCGTTAATATTACTTCGGGACAGTTTAAAGGACCTATGGCTGGCGAGTTAGCCTATGCAACAACGAAGGGAGCTATTGATGCTCTCACTAGTACTTTGTCAGCAGAGGTAGCCCATTTAGGTATAACTGTTAATGCAATTAATCCAGGGCCAACTGATACGGGATGGATGACAGAAGAGATAAAAAGAGGATTAAAACCGATGTTTCCTTTCGGCAGAATTGGTGAACCGAAAGATGCAGCGAGGCTTATTAAGTTTTTAGTAAGTGAAGAAGCGGAGTGGATTACAGGACAAGTTATTCATTCAGAAGGTGGATTTAAGAGATAA
- the glmS gene encoding glutamine--fructose-6-phosphate transaminase (isomerizing), whose protein sequence is MCGIVGFIGEQDAKEILLKGLEKLEYRGYDSAGIAVQAENGVVVYKEKGRIAKLREIVDENVAASVGIGHTRWATHGVPSKLNAHPHQSTSKRFTLVHNGVIENYELVKKEYLQDVTFVSETDTEIIVQLMEQQVSTGLSVEEAFRNTLSLLHGSYAIGLLDAENPNMIYVAKNKSPLLVGVGDNFNVVASDAMAMLQVTDQFIELMDKEIVIVTKESITIKNLQGETIERAPYTAELDASDIEKGTYPHFMLKEIDEQPLVIRNIIQKYQDENGEIELDADIRNAILDSDRIYIIACGTSYHAGLVGKQFIEKFAKVPVEVHVASEFSYNMPLLTERPFFIYISQSGETADSRAVLVQTNEMGHKALTITNVPGSTLSREADYTLPLYAGPEIAVASTKAYTAQLAVLSILAADIAKAKGEILDFDLTHELGLVANAMVVLCDQKEEMDALAKQFLATTRNCFFIGRSVDFFVGLEGALKLKEISYIQAEGFAGGELKHGTIALIENGTPVIALATQEHVNLGIRGNVKEVVARGANPCIISMKGLEMEGDSFVLPAVHEALAPLVAVIPLQLISYYAALHRECDVDKPRNLAKSVTVE, encoded by the coding sequence ATGTGTGGAATTGTAGGATTTATTGGAGAGCAAGATGCAAAGGAAATTTTATTAAAAGGTTTAGAAAAACTAGAATATCGTGGATATGATTCAGCAGGTATTGCAGTACAAGCAGAGAACGGTGTTGTTGTATACAAAGAAAAAGGCCGTATTGCAAAGCTTCGCGAAATCGTAGATGAGAACGTAGCAGCAAGCGTAGGGATTGGACATACACGCTGGGCTACACATGGTGTTCCAAGTAAGTTAAACGCGCATCCGCATCAAAGTACATCAAAACGCTTTACACTAGTTCATAACGGTGTAATTGAAAACTATGAATTAGTGAAAAAGGAATATTTACAAGATGTAACGTTCGTAAGTGAAACAGATACAGAAATTATCGTACAGCTTATGGAACAACAAGTGAGCACAGGATTAAGTGTAGAAGAAGCGTTCCGTAATACGCTATCTCTTTTACATGGCTCTTATGCAATCGGATTACTTGATGCTGAAAATCCAAACATGATTTATGTTGCTAAAAACAAAAGCCCGCTATTAGTAGGTGTTGGTGACAACTTTAATGTTGTGGCGAGCGACGCTATGGCGATGTTACAAGTTACAGATCAATTTATCGAGTTAATGGATAAAGAAATCGTAATTGTAACGAAAGAAAGCATTACAATTAAAAACTTACAAGGTGAAACGATTGAACGTGCACCTTATACAGCGGAATTAGACGCAAGTGATATTGAAAAAGGAACGTATCCTCATTTCATGCTTAAAGAAATCGATGAGCAACCACTTGTAATCCGTAATATAATTCAAAAGTATCAAGATGAAAATGGCGAGATTGAACTGGATGCAGATATCCGTAACGCAATTTTAGATAGCGATCGCATTTACATCATTGCATGTGGAACAAGTTATCATGCAGGTCTTGTTGGAAAGCAATTCATCGAGAAATTTGCGAAAGTACCAGTTGAAGTACACGTAGCAAGTGAATTCTCTTACAATATGCCATTATTAACAGAAAGACCATTCTTCATTTACATTTCACAAAGTGGTGAAACAGCTGATAGCCGTGCAGTACTTGTGCAAACAAATGAAATGGGTCATAAAGCATTAACGATTACAAATGTACCTGGTTCTACGCTTTCTCGTGAAGCTGATTATACACTTCCGTTATATGCGGGACCAGAAATTGCAGTTGCATCAACGAAAGCTTACACAGCACAACTTGCAGTACTTTCAATCTTAGCAGCTGACATTGCAAAAGCTAAAGGTGAAATTCTTGATTTTGATTTAACTCACGAACTAGGACTTGTAGCAAATGCAATGGTAGTACTTTGTGATCAAAAAGAAGAGATGGACGCATTAGCAAAACAATTTTTAGCAACAACGCGTAACTGCTTCTTCATCGGACGTAGCGTAGACTTCTTCGTAGGTTTAGAAGGTGCGTTAAAACTAAAAGAAATCTCTTACATCCAAGCAGAAGGATTTGCTGGAGGAGAATTAAAACACGGTACAATTGCCTTAATCGAAAACGGTACACCAGTTATCGCACTTGCTACACAAGAGCACGTAAACCTTGGAATTCGTGGTAACGTGAAAGAAGTAGTAGCGCGCGGGGCTAACCCATGTATCATCTCAATGAAAGGCTTAGAAATGGAAGGTGACAGCTTCGTATTACCAGCTGTACACGAAGCACTAGCACCGCTAGTAGCAGTTATTCCATTACAACTTATCTCATACTACGCAGCACTTCACCGCGAATGTGACGTTGATAAGCCACGTAACTTAGCTAAGTCTGTTACTGTTGAGTAG
- a CDS encoding MetQ/NlpA family ABC transporter substrate-binding protein codes for MKKVLLSIVSGAVLLLGACGANSDKEVKALDEKKITVGVTGGPHEQIFEKVKEVAAKDGLEIDVKVFNDYVAPNVSLDEKSLDVNSYQTKSYLDVFKAERNMKLTEVFSTVTFPMGVYSKSLKDVKELKEGDAIAVPNDPTNELRALKLFEKAGVLKVDPKATEKATAKDVIENPKKLKIVELEASQLPTQLSEVKAAAINTNFALGAKLSPAKDSIFREGKDSPYVNWVVVRTENKDDAVVNKLKKAYQSKEVKDFIEKKFDGSVLPSW; via the coding sequence ATGAAAAAGGTATTATTAAGTATTGTAAGTGGAGCTGTATTATTGTTAGGTGCATGTGGTGCTAATTCTGATAAAGAGGTAAAAGCATTAGATGAGAAAAAGATTACCGTTGGTGTAACAGGTGGACCGCATGAACAAATTTTTGAAAAGGTGAAGGAAGTTGCAGCAAAAGATGGTCTCGAAATTGATGTAAAGGTATTTAATGATTATGTAGCGCCAAACGTATCTTTAGATGAAAAAAGCCTCGATGTAAATAGCTATCAAACTAAATCTTATTTAGATGTATTTAAAGCCGAACGCAACATGAAATTAACTGAAGTATTTTCAACAGTAACATTCCCTATGGGCGTATATTCTAAAAGTTTAAAAGATGTAAAAGAATTAAAAGAGGGTGACGCAATTGCTGTACCAAACGATCCAACAAATGAACTTCGAGCTTTAAAACTATTTGAAAAAGCAGGGGTTTTAAAAGTCGATCCAAAAGCTACAGAAAAGGCAACTGCAAAAGATGTAATTGAAAATCCAAAAAAATTAAAGATTGTTGAATTAGAGGCATCTCAATTACCAACGCAGCTAAGTGAAGTGAAAGCCGCTGCAATTAATACAAACTTTGCATTAGGTGCAAAATTAAGCCCAGCGAAAGATTCTATTTTCCGCGAAGGAAAGGATTCACCATATGTGAATTGGGTCGTTGTTCGTACTGAAAATAAAGATGATGCAGTTGTAAATAAATTGAAGAAAGCTTATCAATCTAAAGAAGTAAAAGATTTCATTGAGAAAAAATTTGATGGTTCTGTTTTACCGTCTTGGTAG
- a CDS encoding RNA polymerase sigma factor, with amino-acid sequence MGKEKILTSYLINLGEEVFKLLLAKGAIKEDAEDIIQNTFYKVYTLLDDLTESNIRPWFFRVALNEYIDLKRKKEQQNIYLTEEIYSKLQYTDQELDAVLNKDEIFYLLKDIKLEYKEAFFLKYYYNFSYEEIALILDIQVNSVKQKLHRARKTIHSTVGGKT; translated from the coding sequence ATGGGAAAAGAAAAAATATTGACCTCCTATCTTATCAATTTAGGAGAGGAAGTGTTCAAGCTATTACTAGCGAAAGGAGCTATAAAAGAAGATGCAGAAGACATCATCCAAAATACTTTCTATAAAGTATACACATTGCTAGATGATCTAACCGAGAGTAACATACGTCCATGGTTTTTCAGAGTCGCACTAAACGAATACATTGACTTAAAGAGAAAAAAAGAACAGCAAAACATTTATTTAACTGAAGAGATTTATTCAAAACTACAATATACAGACCAAGAATTAGACGCTGTTTTAAATAAAGATGAGATTTTCTATCTATTAAAAGATATAAAATTAGAATATAAAGAGGCCTTCTTTTTAAAGTACTATTACAACTTTTCATATGAAGAAATCGCTCTAATATTAGATATTCAAGTGAACAGTGTCAAACAAAAATTACATCGCGCACGTAAAACAATTCATTCTACAGTAGGAGGAAAAACTTAA
- a CDS encoding methionine ABC transporter ATP-binding protein encodes MIELKNVSKVFTTKKGNVEALKSTSLKVKKGEVFGIIGYSGAGKSTLIRCVNLLEKPTTGNIIINEQDLTTLSTKELAKARQKIGMIFQGFNLLKTVTVYENIALPLRLSGLPKNEIEKRVEKYLRIVDLFNKKDAYPSELSGGQKQRVAIARALSHEPEVLLSDEATSALDPETTDSILDLLLKINEEIGITILLITHEMNVIQRICDHVAVMEHGAVVESGTVKDIFTNPQHVTTKKFVNSAFAAKIPEEVQKELQSTGEIVTLSFIGTASGEPALAVATKRFQVYPNILSGNITQLKHEAYGKLVVHMQGDKNEVNRALSFLQEQGIIVEGGRTDYGKQALFG; translated from the coding sequence ATGATTGAATTAAAAAACGTCTCCAAAGTATTTACAACAAAAAAAGGGAATGTTGAGGCCCTTAAATCAACTTCCCTTAAAGTAAAAAAGGGCGAGGTATTTGGAATCATTGGATATAGCGGCGCTGGTAAAAGTACATTAATTCGCTGTGTAAATTTATTAGAAAAACCAACGACAGGAAATATCATTATAAACGAACAAGATTTAACAACCTTATCGACAAAAGAACTCGCAAAAGCGAGACAAAAGATCGGCATGATTTTTCAAGGATTCAATTTACTTAAAACCGTTACCGTTTATGAAAACATCGCACTACCCTTACGTCTATCTGGTCTTCCCAAAAATGAAATTGAAAAAAGGGTAGAAAAGTATTTACGCATTGTTGATCTCTTTAATAAAAAAGACGCCTATCCAAGTGAATTATCTGGTGGCCAAAAACAACGTGTAGCGATCGCTCGTGCACTATCTCATGAGCCTGAAGTTTTATTAAGTGATGAAGCAACGAGCGCATTAGATCCGGAAACGACCGATTCTATTCTTGATTTGTTATTAAAAATCAATGAAGAAATTGGAATCACGATTTTACTAATTACACACGAAATGAATGTCATCCAGCGTATTTGTGACCACGTTGCCGTTATGGAACATGGGGCGGTAGTCGAAAGTGGAACCGTAAAAGATATTTTTACAAACCCACAACATGTAACAACGAAGAAATTTGTAAATAGCGCATTTGCAGCTAAAATTCCAGAAGAGGTACAGAAAGAGCTACAAAGCACTGGAGAAATCGTAACACTTTCATTTATAGGAACCGCTTCAGGAGAACCAGCGTTAGCTGTCGCTACAAAACGTTTTCAGGTATATCCTAATATTTTATCAGGCAATATTACGCAGTTAAAACATGAGGCATATGGGAAACTGGTCGTTCATATGCAAGGTGACAAAAATGAAGTAAACCGTGCTTTATCATTTTTACAAGAACAAGGAATTATCGTAGAAGGAGGTAGAACAGATTATGGGAAACAAGCCCTTTTTGGATGA
- a CDS encoding DoxX family membrane protein, whose translation MVINFLRTDKRAAFILLFLRFYIGYAWLAAGIGKVVGQSFDASGFLKGAIAQASGSHPAVQGWWADFLQHFVLPNADLFSFLVQWGEILVGLGLILGGLTKTAAFFGIIMNLSFLLSGTVSVNPNLLILTMFILVAGQNAGRIGLDGYVFQKLFKKNSRAAYKLSKTA comes from the coding sequence ATGGTTATCAACTTTTTAAGAACTGATAAACGTGCTGCTTTCATATTATTATTTTTACGATTTTACATAGGATATGCGTGGCTTGCTGCTGGAATAGGAAAAGTTGTTGGACAGTCTTTTGATGCAAGTGGTTTTCTAAAAGGAGCTATCGCTCAAGCATCAGGTAGTCACCCTGCAGTACAAGGTTGGTGGGCAGATTTCCTTCAACATTTTGTTCTTCCAAACGCAGACCTATTTAGCTTTCTAGTTCAATGGGGAGAAATTTTAGTAGGTCTCGGTTTAATTTTAGGTGGATTAACAAAAACAGCTGCATTTTTCGGAATCATAATGAACCTTTCATTTTTATTAAGCGGAACTGTTAGTGTAAACCCAAACCTACTTATTTTAACTATGTTCATTTTAGTTGCAGGACAGAATGCTGGACGTATCGGATTAGATGGTTATGTTTTCCAAAAACTTTTCAAAAAAAATAGCCGTGCAGCATATAAATTAAGTAAAACTGCATAA
- the glmM gene encoding phosphoglucosamine mutase: MGKYFGTDGVRGVANKELTPELAFKIGRFGGYVLTKDTDRPKVIIGRDTRVSGHMLEGALVAGLLSTGAEVMRLGVISTPGVAYLTKALDAQAGVMISASHNPVQDNGIKFFGSDGFKLTDEQEAEIEALLDKEVDELPRPTGTNLGQVSDYFEGGQKYLQYIKQTVEEDFSGLHIALDCAHGATSSLAPYLFADLEADISTMGTSPNGMNINEGVGSTHPEVLAELVKEKGADIGLAFDGDGDRLIAVDEKGNIVDGDQIMFICAKYMKETGQLKHNTVVSTVMSNLGFYKALEANNITSDKTAVGDRYVMEEMKRGGYNLGGEQSGHIILLDYITTGDGMLSALQLVNIMKMTKKPLSELAGEMTKFPQLLVNVRVTDKKLALENEKIKEIICVVEEEMNGDGRILVRPSGTEPLIRVMAEAPTQEICDGYVHRIVEVVKAEVGVE, from the coding sequence ATGGGTAAATATTTTGGTACAGACGGAGTACGCGGGGTTGCAAATAAGGAATTAACACCTGAATTAGCATTCAAAATTGGACGTTTTGGCGGCTATGTATTAACAAAAGATACAGATCGTCCAAAAGTAATTATTGGCCGTGATACACGTGTATCTGGACATATGTTAGAAGGAGCTTTAGTAGCAGGCCTATTATCAACTGGAGCAGAAGTAATGCGTCTTGGTGTTATTTCTACACCAGGTGTGGCTTATTTAACAAAAGCTTTAGATGCACAAGCGGGTGTTATGATTTCTGCATCTCATAATCCAGTACAAGATAATGGAATTAAGTTCTTCGGTTCAGATGGTTTTAAATTAACAGATGAGCAAGAAGCTGAAATTGAAGCATTATTAGACAAAGAAGTTGACGAGTTACCACGTCCAACAGGTACTAACCTTGGCCAAGTGAGTGATTATTTTGAAGGTGGACAAAAGTATTTACAATACATTAAACAAACTGTAGAGGAAGATTTCTCTGGTTTACATATTGCTTTAGATTGCGCACACGGTGCGACTTCTTCTTTAGCTCCATACTTATTTGCAGACTTAGAAGCTGATATTTCAACGATGGGAACTTCTCCAAACGGTATGAATATTAACGAAGGTGTAGGATCTACACATCCAGAAGTCTTAGCTGAATTAGTAAAAGAAAAAGGTGCTGATATCGGACTTGCTTTTGATGGTGATGGCGACCGTTTAATCGCGGTAGATGAAAAAGGAAACATCGTTGACGGCGATCAAATTATGTTTATTTGTGCGAAGTATATGAAAGAAACTGGTCAATTGAAACATAATACAGTTGTTTCAACAGTTATGAGTAACTTAGGCTTCTATAAAGCACTTGAAGCAAACAATATTACAAGTGATAAAACAGCAGTTGGTGACCGCTACGTAATGGAAGAAATGAAACGTGGTGGATATAATCTGGGCGGAGAACAATCAGGTCACATTATCTTACTTGATTACATTACAACTGGTGATGGAATGTTAAGTGCACTTCAACTTGTAAACATCATGAAAATGACGAAAAAGCCATTATCTGAGCTTGCAGGCGAGATGACAAAATTCCCACAATTACTAGTAAACGTTCGTGTAACAGATAAAAAACTAGCATTAGAAAATGAGAAAATTAAAGAAATTATTTGTGTTGTAGAGGAAGAAATGAACGGAGACGGTCGTATTCTTGTTCGTCCATCTGGAACAGAACCACTTATTCGTGTAATGGCAGAAGCACCGACACAAGAAATTTGTGATGGATATGTACATCGTATTGTAGAAGTTGTGAAAGCTGAAGTTGGCGTTGAATAA
- a CDS encoding methionine ABC transporter permease, translated as MGNKPFLDEWGNVIWEATIQTFQMTSISLLISILIALPLGVTLVLTRPGGQRENKIIYPILNTVINVIRSLPFIILLFFILPFTKFLMGTSIGVQGVIVPLVVFTAPYIARLMETALLEVDRGVIEAYQAMGVSTIKIIWHVMVKEARPSLVLGLTIATIGLIGATAMAGLVGAGGLGDLAYRFGHLRYEPEVMYATVFILIILVQGLQSLGNGIARRLKKD; from the coding sequence ATGGGAAACAAGCCCTTTTTGGATGAGTGGGGTAACGTAATATGGGAAGCAACAATTCAAACATTTCAAATGACATCTATTTCATTACTTATCTCTATCCTTATTGCATTACCACTTGGTGTCACACTTGTTTTAACGAGACCTGGTGGACAGCGAGAAAATAAAATTATCTATCCTATTCTTAATACAGTTATTAATGTCATTCGCTCTCTTCCATTTATCATTCTATTATTCTTTATTTTACCTTTCACAAAGTTTCTAATGGGAACATCAATTGGCGTACAAGGTGTTATCGTACCACTTGTCGTATTTACAGCCCCTTATATTGCACGTTTAATGGAAACTGCTTTATTAGAAGTGGATCGTGGTGTCATTGAAGCATATCAAGCAATGGGAGTCTCTACTATAAAAATCATTTGGCACGTTATGGTTAAAGAAGCCCGTCCGTCTCTCGTACTTGGATTAACAATCGCAACAATTGGCTTAATCGGTGCAACAGCAATGGCTGGACTTGTAGGTGCTGGAGGCCTCGGTGATTTAGCATATCGATTCGGACATTTACGCTACGAACCTGAAGTGATGTATGCAACAGTCTTTATTTTAATCATTCTCGTTCAAGGATTACAGTCATTAGGGAATGGTATAGCGCGAAGATTGAAGAAAGATTAA